The genomic window CCTTCGCGTGTCGTTCGTGCAACCGCTCCCAGAGGGGCGGGTCCTGTTGGCGGCGGCTCGCGCCGGGCGTGGCGAGATCAACGGTGAGGTATGGACACGCGACGGCAGTCTGGAGTCCCAAGGCCACCTCGGTGATGCCATCGAGGAACTGCAGACGACGCCGTCCGGCAAAGTATGGGCCGGATATTTCGATGAGGGAGTGTTAGGTGGAAGAGGGCCAGAGGGACACGGCCTTGCCCGGTTCAACCAAGACCTGACCGTCGACTGGCTCTACCCGCACGATGCCGGGCTTCCCTACATCTCTGACTGCTACACGCTCAACCTGCACGGTGAAACTGCCCACTTCTGCCCTTACACCGACTTCCATATCCAGTCAGCGTCAGGTGACCAGGTTACAGATTGCGGAGAGTCTCCCTACCAGTCCGCGCACAACATGCTGGTCAGTGGCACAGACCGAGCTCTTCTAGCAGGCTGGGGCTCCGAGTACGACGTCGTGACGCTGCTGCGCATTGGCCGAGACGGCGTGCGCCGCATCGGCGGGCAGTGCCGCCTCGTGCTACCCGATGGCATCGAAGCACAACGCCTCCGTTACACCTGCCGGAGCGCTGACCTGCACGCCTTCGCCCGAGGCACTTGGTACCGCACCAACATGGACGAGTTACAGGCTGTTGCGCTGAGCGCAGTATCGGACGCGGAGATCGAGTGACGGCCCATCCCTGGTTCAGGATGGCCTAGAACGACGGAAGCCCTGGTCGGACCATCGGTCCTGACCAGGGCTTCCGCACGTGGAGCGGGTGACGGGAATCGAACCCGCGCTGTCAGCTTGGGAAGCTGATGTTCTGCCATTGAACTACACCCGCAAGAAGCCTCACTGTACCCGATTATCCGTCGCCGCGACGGCAGGCCCCCGGGGGTGAACGTCGGCATGGTGCGACTGTCAGGGGACCTGGGGCGGCATGCGGATGGTTCGTTCCGGGTGGCTGGCTGGCTTTCGCGCTGCTCGCCGAGGGCAACCGGCAACCAGAGCCGGGTTACGGCTTTCGTTTCGGGGTGTGGTGGGCCGCTCGCTTGTCCGGGCCCGCGGCCGAGCGACGCGGTGACACCGACGAACCGGGAAGGGACGGCTGGGGGTCGCCGATGGTGATGAAGACGTCGTCGACGGCTCCGGCGAACTGGTCGTTGCCGGGGGCTGGGCCTTTGCCGCCGACGCGTAAGGGTTCGGCGTTGGCGATGGAGAGTTGTTCGGGGATGGGTACCCAGGCTCGGGGGATGCCGTCGACGTACATGCTGAGGCGGTCGGCGGTTCGGCGGCATTCCAGGTGGTGCCAGGTGCCGTCGGCCACGTCGATCCAAGGTTCGGCTCGGTAGATGCGGGCCCGCTGGCCGGCTATCACGCAGCTCGGGTGGCCCTGCCGGTGGTCGACCTGGAGTTTGAACTGGCTGACGCCGCCGACGGAGTAGCCCTTCTGCAGCACGTTGGCGCCGTCGGCCAGGTCGTCGTGGGTCATCCGGATCGAGGCGCCGTAGCGGAGTGCCCGGCTTCCGGGGTTGAGGCTGTCGTCGCGGAGTCCTTCGAGGATGGCCCGGGGGCAGTCCTTTTCTCTCGGAAGGGTGCACCGGTCGGGATAGGCGACGGCAAGACCAGACCCTTGCGGTACGAGCCGGAGCGCGCCTCCGTTCTGCCCGAGGGGCCGCAGTTCGTGGCCGCCGGCGGCTGCGGCGATCGGGCGTTCCACGCCGCCGTCGAAGTCGTAGTGGACGGCGAACGGCCCGGTGGCGGTCCGGATCCGCCCGGGTGGCAGTGGTGCCGAGAAGGCGGCGACGTTGTCGAGGAATCCCGGCCGGGCCCGGATCACGGGGAGCGCCGGGACGGTCGCCGCAGCCGGGAAGCTGCGGGTGTCGGCGGGGAAGGCCGGGTGGCTGCGGGCGACGGTGGGCACCGCGGCCGACGGGGTGCGGTTCAACAGGAGCGTGACCGCGGCCAGCACGATGGCCGACGACAGGACGCCTAGCGGTACGACGAGCCGCCGAGAGTGAAACATGGGGCTATTGTCCCGATTACCACGGGCAGACCGAACCGAAACTCCGAACGGCGACAGAAGCACCCGTACGAGTTCGGCCGAACCGCCGACTCCGAATTGGGGTGACGGACCGGTGGGGTGACAGACATCACCGCACCCGAGCCACCTGATGAGCCGGTTCGCCGATCACCGCGTGCAGCACGTCGTCCAGTGTGATCACGCCGAGTGGCCGCCGCCCGTCGCTGACGAGCACGATGTGCAGCCGGTCGCGGCGCATGGTCAGCAGCAGGTCGGCCAGGCTCCGGTCGGGCGAGACCACCGCCAGCGGACGGATCACCTCGGCCGGCACCGGGAGACGGCGCTGTGCTCCCGCGTACCCAAGAATGTCCTTGATGTGAATGAAGCCCAGCACGCGCCGGGTGTCGCGCTGGACCACCGGGAACCGGGAGCGGCCGCTGCGTGTCGCCACCGCCTCCAGCGTCGCCGGTGACACGTCGGCGGCCACCGTGGTCACCCGGGACCAGGGCAGCAGCGTGTCGGCGGCGGTGCGGTTGCTGAGTCCGAGAGCAGCGTGGATGCGTGCGTACTGTTCCGAGCCGAGCAGGCCCTCGGTGCGCGCCTGCGTGACCATGCCGGCCAGCTCCTCGGCGGTGAAGACCGTCTTGACCGCGTCGGTGGTCTCGATGCTCCAGATCTTCAGGATCAGCCGGGAGAGGAAGCGCATCGTGTTGAGCAGCGGTTTCGTCGCGATGCAGAAGGCCAGCATGAACGGGCCGAGGACCAGCGCGGACCGTTCCGGGCCGGCCAGGGTGATGTTCTTCGGCACCATCTCGCCGATGACCGTGTGCAGGAAGGTCACGATCATCAGGGCCACGACGAAGGAGATCGGGTGCGCCGCGTTGTCCGGCAGGCCGATCGCCTGGAACGGGCCTTCCAGCAGGTGCGCCACGGTCGGTTCGGCGATCGCGCCGAGCACCAGCGTGCAGATCGTGATGCCGAGCTGGGCTCCGGCGATCATCAGCGGGATCTGGCTCATCGCCGACAGCGCCCAGCGGGCCGCCTGCGAGGTCTCGGCGAGCGGTTCCAGGGCGGTCCGCCGGGACGCGATCAGGGCGAACTCACCACCGACAAAAAGACCGTTACCGATCAGCAGTACGGCGACGAACACCAGCTCACTCATCGGACGGCTCCGGCGGCGCGACGACGCGCACCTGTTCGATGCGGTGCCGGTCGACTTCCATCACGGTGAATTCCCACCCGTGTTCCTCCAGCGATTCCCCGGCGACCGGGATGTGTCCGAGGCGGGCGAGCAGGAAACCGGCGAGCGTCTCGTACGGGCCCTCCGGCAGGCGGAAACCGGTCTGCTCGTGGATCTCGTCCTCCCGCAGCAGCCCGTCGACCAGGAACGTCTTCTCGCCACCGGGTGCCGTCAGCTCCTGGGTGCCGGTCTCGCCGAGGTCGGTGTCGTACTCGTCGGTGATCTCCCCGACCAACTCCTCGACCAGGTCCTCGGTGGTGACCACACCGTCGGTGCCGCCGTACTCGTCGACCACGATGGCCAGATCGGCACCGGCCGCACGCAGCACTTCGAGCACCTTGTCCAGGGTGAGGCTCTCCGGCACGTACACCGGCTCCTTGGCCAGGGCGGACACCCGGGTGGCGGCCCGGCGCTCGGGTGGCACGCCGAGGGCGTCGTTCACGCCGACGACTCCGGTGACCACGTCGAGGGTGTTCTCGTACACCGGAAATCGGGTGTGCCCGGTCTCCCGCGCCACCGTGATCAGGTCGGCGACGCTCGCAGTGGTCTTGAGAGCGACCACGTCGACCCGAGGGGTCATCGCCTTGGCCGCGCGTTTCTCGCCGAACCGGATGGTCCGGCGCAGCAGGATGGCGGTCTCGGTGGGCAGCGCGCCGGCCGAGGCGCTGATCGCGGCGAGCAGGCCGAGTTCCTCCGGCGAACGGGCGCTGGCCAGCTCCTCCTGCGGCTCGATGCCGAGGCGGCGAACCAGCCAGTTCGCGGTGCCGTTGAGCGCCGCGATCAGCCATTTGAAGACGATCGAGAAGCCACGCAGTGGGGCGGCCGTGCGCAGGGCGATACCCATCGGGCGGGCCAGTGCCGCGTTCTTCGGCACCAGCTCACCGAAGAGCATCGACACCAGGGTCGCCACCACCAGGGCGATCACGTGCGTCAGAGTCTCGGTGGAGGAACCGGCGATCGGCTCCACCAGCGGCTCGAAGATTTTGGAGAGGGCCGGTTCGGCCAGGTAACCGGTGAGCAACGCGGTCAGAGTGATGCCGAGCTGTGCCCCGGAGAGCTGAAACGAGAGTTCCTGGAGTGCGGTCCGAACCCGGCGCGCCTGACGATCACCCGCTTTGGCTCTTTTGTCGATCTCCACGCGATCGACGGTCACCAAACCGAACTCGGCCGCAACGAAAAACGCGTTGCCCACCGTGAGCAGCGCAAACGCCACCAACGGGAGCACCGCGGTCAGGAACAGCCCGTCCATGATCGGTTCACCTCGGACCTCATTGTGCCGGACCGGAGCCGTTCATGAAAAAGGCCGGTCGCCAATGCGACCGGCCTCTCACAGGTGATTTCAGACGTCTTGCTTGAGCGAGCGGAGCAGAACGGTGGCCACGTCGACCACTTCGACCTCGTCCTGCTTACCCTTTCCGGTCACGCCGTCACCGATCATCGTGTAGCAGAACGGGCAGCCCACGGCGATCGTCTTCGCACCGGTGGCCAGGGCCTCCTCGGTACGTTCGACGTTGATCCGCTTGCCGATCTTCTCCTCCATCCACATCCGGGCGCCACCGGCACCGCAGCAGAAGGAACGCTCCTGGTTACGCGGCATCTCGACGAGGTTCGCCGCTTCACCGAGAACCTCGCGAGGCGCGTCGAAGACCCGGTTGTGCCGGCCCAGGTAGCAGGGGTCGTGGTAGGTGACGTCGCCCTCGATCGGCTGGACCGGGGTGAGCTTGCCCTCCTTGACCAGGTGTGCCAGCAGCTGGGTGTGGTGGACCACCTCGACCTTGAGTCCGAGCTGCTCGTACTCGTTGCCGAGGGTGTTGAAGCAGTGCGGGCAGGTGGCGACGATCCGCTTCACCTTCTGGTCGCCGAACGCCTCGGTCAGCGTCTCCACGTTCTGCTGGGCCAGCATCTGGAAGATGAACTCGTTGCCGATCCGCCGCGCCGGGTCACCGGTGCAGGTCTCGCCCTCACCGAGGATCGCGTAGTTGACCCCGGCCTCGTGCAGCAGCGTGGCCACCGCGCGGGTGGTCTTCTTGGCCCGGTCCTCGAACGCACCGGCGCAGCCGACCCAGAAGAGGTAATCGAATTCGGTCTCGCCGACCCGGGGCACCTCGAAGTCCAGACCCTTGGTCCAGTCCTCCCGGGTGTTCTGCGGCGCGCCCCACGGGTTGCCCTTGTTCTCCAGGTTGCGCAGCATCACGCCGGCCTCGGAGGGGAAACTCGACTCGATCAGCACCTGGTAGCGACGCATGTCGACGATGTGGTCGATGTGCTCGATGTCGACCGGGCACTGCTCGACGCAGGCGCCACAGGTGGTGCAGGACCAGAGCACGTCCGGGTCGATGATGCCGTTCTCGTCGACGCCGCCGATCAGCGGGCGGTTGCCCTCGGCGAGCGCGAGGACGTCCATGTGCGCGAGCTGGGCCTCGGTGGCCTTCTCCTCGCCCATCAGGTCCTTGCCGCCTCCGGCGAGAAGATAAGGAGCTTTGGCGTACGCATTGTCGCGCAGCGAAAGGATCATCAGCTTCGGTGAGAGCGGCTTGGCCGTGTTCCACGCCGGGCACTGCGACTGGCAGCGGCCGCACTCGGTGCAGGTGGAGAAGTCGAGCAGCCCCTTCCAGGTGAACTGTTCGACCTGACTGACGCCGAACTGGTCCTTCTCCGGGTCGGCTTCCTCGAAGTCGAGCGGCTTGCCGTTGCTCATCATCGGCTTGAGCGCGCCGAGACCGGAACCGGCCGGCTTCTCCGGGCTGGTCTTGAAGTAGATGTTGAAGAACGCCAGGAAGCGGTGCCAGGCGACACCCATCGTCGGGTTCAGCGAGATGGTGATCAGCCAGCTCATCGAGATCAGGATCTTGATGAGCGCCATCCAGGTGGCGCCGTCCTCCCAGGCCGGCAACGCGGAGCCGATGGCGTGGCTGAGCGGGGTGGCCCAGAGCGGGTACTCGAAGTGGTCGGTGGCGACCTTGAAGCCCCGGATCAGGAACCCGAAGATCAGGACGCCGACGATGATCGCCTCGACGAAGTACGCCTGCCACATGGTCGAGCCGAGGAACCTGCTCCGTTTCACGGCGCCCGGCTTCTGCCGCTGGCGGACGAAGACCAGGTAGAGGATGCCGACCGTGCCGAGGATCCCGATCCACTCGGTGACCAGGCCGAAGACCACCCAGTGCCCGATGATCGGCAAGCCCAGTTTCGGGCTCACCACCTCGAAGTAGGCCTCCAGCACCAGCGACGACAGGATGACGAACGAGACCATCACCAACCAGTGGGCCGCGCCGATCGCGCTCCACTTGAGCATCCTGGTGTGACCGACGGTCTCCACCAGCATGGTCTTGGTGCGGGTCTTCGGGTCGGTGAACCGGGCCGGGTCCGGCTGGCCCTGGCGGATCACCGCGGTGATGGTCATCACGGCGCGGACCGCCAGGTAAACGGCCACCACCGTGATTACCCCCGCTAAGGCGGTGGCGACTATCTGCGCGTAGCCCATCTGCGTTGTGCCTCCTCGGTCGGCGGTGCGCCAACCCATGTTACTCATGAGTAATAGACGGGCAAGCGCCCCACGCCGAAAGCGCACCCCATGTAGAGCCGGGGTGCGCTAATTTTCGGAGATTTTCACGTGTACGCGGGGCGTTTCAGCGCCAGCGCGACAACAACCCCAGAGACGCGACCATGCAGCCGAAGCCCACCGCCAGGTTCCAGTAACGCCAGCTCTCCACCGGCCACTGCTGGGACGAAAGGTAGTAGACGACCAACCAAGCGATCCCGATGACGATCAGCGACACCGCGGTGACCGGCAGCCAGAGCGGACTCGGCTTGTTGGACGCACCCTTGACCGCCGGGCTGATGTCCGACGGCGGGGTGTAGACCTTCTTCTTGCGAACCTGAGACTTCGGCACGGTCTTCTCCTGAGGGCAACAAGTGGTGAACAACCCACCGCTGAGCGGCTCCGGAAGTCCCGAATGCTGCCCGTGGCGAATACTGTTCGCCCGCTAGCGTAGTCAAGGCGGTACGCAGACAGGCACCCGCCGGGGAGAGAAAATACCCCGAGCGTCTGTTCTCGAGGGGGCTGAGTGGCTTTTTTAAGGGGCGGCGACGTTGTTCTTCGGCGTGTCGCACGCGTTCTGCGGCCGCCGCACGACACCCGGCGATCGGTCTGGTCGGCCGGGGTTCCGCTGATCGCGCTCGCTGCCGGGCTGCTGTTCACCACGTCAGCGACCACGGCGGACGGTACGACCCTGCGTGACGACCGGCGCCCGCAGTTGACCCAGTTGATCGCCGAGAAACGTAAACGCCTGGCGGTCAGCGAGCACCAGGCCGCCGATCTGCTGACCGAGGTGGACCGGGAGACGACACGTCTGGCCGAACTGGACCCGCCGGCCCAGAGTCAGGCCAACGCGCTGCGCCGGTCCGCGGGCTTCTCGAAACTCACCGGTCCGGGGGTGACCGTCACTCTCAACGACTCACCCAGACGTGGCTCGGATTTCATCGACAACGCTCCGGACAATGACGACCTGGTGGTGCATCAGGGTGACGTTCAGGCCGTGGTGAACGCACTCTGGGCTGGTGGAGCCGAAGCCATGACGATCATGGATGTCCGGGTGATCTCCACGAGCGCGGTACGCTGTGTCGGCAATACCCTGCTCCTGCACGGTCAAGTCTTCTCACCCCCCTTCAAGATCACCGCGATCGGCGAACCCACAGCCATGAGTCGTGCGTTGGAGTCGGCAGAGGGAGTCAGGCAGTTCCGGGAAGCCGTGACCGACTTCGGGCTCGGTTACACGGAAAAGGTGGAGAAGAACGTGACAGTGCAGGCGTACGACGGATCGACCGACCTCCGTTCGGCGCAGGCAGCCCAGTGACGGCCCCGTCCGGCTCGGGCCGCCACCGCGCCCCGGACAGCGACGCGCTGACCGCCCAGACCGCCTACATCCCGCGTCTGACCGACGCGTCCCCTGACGGCGTCCCCGGCGGGCCGCTCACCCCCGCGACCGGCCTCGGCAGCAACGCCGATCCCGGATCGAGCCAACACCCCGCCGGGCCGAACCAGCACTCTGCAGCGTTGAGCCAGCACACCGCCGGGTTGAGCCCGCACCCCGCCGGGCCGGGCCAACAGCCCGCAGGGTCGAACCAGCACCCCGCCGGACAGCAGGCCCCCGTAGCGAACCTGAGCGCCCCGATCACTGCTGCGCACCACTCGGGTACGGATCAGCGAGCCGCGCCGCCCAGCGAGCCGCTGAGCCCCGCTTACGGCGGCTCCACGACGGCGTGGGCTCCGGCCGGCGACCAGAAGCCCGCGTGGGCCCAGCCCACCAGTCCCGTGTGGGCCACGCCGGGACCCGCGGCCGCGCAGCCCCCGATCGCGCAGCCCTCGATCGCGCAGCCCTCGATCGCGCAGCCCTCGATCGCGCAGCCCCCGATCGCGCAGCCCCCGATCGCGCAGCCCACGGCCGCGCAGCCTCAAATCTCACAGCCCTCGGTCATGCAGCACCCGGTGCAGGCTCAATTGGCGCATGCCCCGGCCATGCAGCCCTCAGTGCAGCCTCCGCTAGCGCAGCCCTCAGCCGCGCATCACCTGGCCACGCAGCTTCTGGCCACACTGCCGGCCACCGCGCAGCCCCAGGCTGCGCAACCCCAGAGCGCGCAGCCCCAGCCCCAGCCGCAGCCCGCGCAGGCAACACCGGCTGTCCCGGCCTGGGCGGCTGAACCGAACCGGGATCCGAGCCCCACCACGATCATCCGGACCATCGACGCCCCGACCGGCATCCTGCCCACCCTGCCCGCCGCCGACCCGGCCAGAAAGGCCACGCCGGGAAGCGCCGCCCAGGCCGCTCGGGAGGCGGCCGGTCCCGACGCCGTCCTAGGCGCGGCGCCGGTCGCCCCCGCCGCCCGGGCGCCCGCCCGGTCGCTCCGCCCGAGCCGGACACCGACGAAGCGGAGCCGGGCAAACGTGGCGAGCGCGTGGTCAAGCTGCGGCCGGAGCAGACCGACGAGGGTTACAAGAGCGTCTACTCCGAGCTGACCCGCCCGACCATCGGCTCCCGGCTGCGCACCGGCATTCGCACCTCCGGCGAGCTGATGATCACTTTCGGTCTGGTGGTGCTGCTCTTCGCGGGCTACCAGGTCTTCGGCAACTCGGCCGCGGTCGACGCCGAGCAGGATCATCTCGGCTCCGAACTGGACCAGGCCTGGGCCGACCCGAGCCCGGCAGCGACCGCCCCGACCAAGAAGGGCCCGGCCGCGCCCGGCGCCGACCTGGTCGGCCGCCTCTACATCCCGAAGCTGGACAAGAAGTGGGTGGTCGTCGACGGCGTCACGCCCGACGACATCCGCTACGCCCCGGGCCACTACCCGGACACCGCGAAGCCCGGCCAGATCGGCAACTTCTCGGTCGCCGGCCACCGGGTCCGGAAGATCTTCTGGCGGCTGGACGAGCTCAAGGACGGCGACGTCATCGGCGTCGAGACCCGCGACAGCTGGTACGTCTACCACGTCTACCAGCAGGAAGTCGTGAAGCCGTATCAGGTCGAGGTGGTCGCCGCGGTCCCCGGCAAGCCCAAGGCCAAGCCCACCAAAGCGGTGCTCACCCTGACCACCTGCAACCCGAAGTTCAACAACTACGAGCGTCTGATCATCCACGCCGAGCTGGTCGAGACGGTCCCGCGGGACCAGACCAAGGCGGATGCCGGCATGCCGGCCGAGATGAAGGCGTGACCGGATGTACGCGTGGATCTGGCGCAAGTTGCCGGGCGGTCTCTGGGGGAAGGTGACCTGCTCGCTCGTACTGCTCACGGCCATCGGCTCGCTGCTGTGGTACGTCGTCTTCCCGTGGGCCACTCCGTTCCTGCCGTTCGACGACGTCCAGGTCGAGGCCGGCACCGGACAGGACGCCGACACCACCATCCCCGGCGACGAGGGTCCCGACGAAGACCTTCCTTACAGCACCGAATCCAATCAGCCGAACCCCTTCTCCAGCAGGTGACGACGTGCGCGTTCTGGTGATCGACAACTACGACTCATTCGTGTTCAACCTGGTCCAGTACCTCGGCCAGCTCGGCGCGGAGTGCGAGGTCCGGCGCAACGACGAGATCACCGTGGACGAGGTCGGCGGCTTCGGCGCGGCGGGCATTCTGCTGTCGCCGGGTCCGGGCGAGCCGACCCGAGCCGGGATCATGATGGATGTGATCAAGGCGTACGCCGGAAAGCTCCCGATGTTCGGTGTCTGCCTGGGTCACCAGGCGATCGGAGCGGCCTTCGGAGCCACCGTGAACCGAGCTCCGGAACTGCTGCACGGCAAGACCTCCGAGGTGCACCACAAGGGCACCGGCGTACTGGCCGGGCTGCCCGACCCGTTCACCGCGACCCGCTACCACTCGCTCGCCGTGGTGCCGGAGACGCTGCCCGCCGAGATCGAGGTGACCGGCACCACCGAATCCGGCGTGGTCATGGCGATGCGGCACCGGACGCTCCCGATCGAGGGCGTCCAGTTCCACCCCGAGTCGGTACTGACCGAAGGCGGACACACCATGCTGGCGAACTGGCTGGCGTCGTGCGGTCTCCCGTCCGCCCTGGAGAAGGCCCCGGCTCTCGCCGCCGAGGT from Actinoplanes derwentensis includes these protein-coding regions:
- a CDS encoding class E sortase → MVKLRPEQTDEGYKSVYSELTRPTIGSRLRTGIRTSGELMITFGLVVLLFAGYQVFGNSAAVDAEQDHLGSELDQAWADPSPAATAPTKKGPAAPGADLVGRLYIPKLDKKWVVVDGVTPDDIRYAPGHYPDTAKPGQIGNFSVAGHRVRKIFWRLDELKDGDVIGVETRDSWYVYHVYQQEVVKPYQVEVVAAVPGKPKAKPTKAVLTLTTCNPKFNNYERLIIHAELVETVPRDQTKADAGMPAEMKA
- a CDS encoding LamG-like jellyroll fold domain-containing protein, with protein sequence MFHSRRLVVPLGVLSSAIVLAAVTLLLNRTPSAAVPTVARSHPAFPADTRSFPAAATVPALPVIRARPGFLDNVAAFSAPLPPGRIRTATGPFAVHYDFDGGVERPIAAAAGGHELRPLGQNGGALRLVPQGSGLAVAYPDRCTLPREKDCPRAILEGLRDDSLNPGSRALRYGASIRMTHDDLADGANVLQKGYSVGGVSQFKLQVDHRQGHPSCVIAGQRARIYRAEPWIDVADGTWHHLECRRTADRLSMYVDGIPRAWVPIPEQLSIANAEPLRVGGKGPAPGNDQFAGAVDDVFITIGDPQPSLPGSSVSPRRSAAGPDKRAAHHTPKRKP
- a CDS encoding cell division protein CrgA translates to MPKSQVRKKKVYTPPSDISPAVKGASNKPSPLWLPVTAVSLIVIGIAWLVVYYLSSQQWPVESWRYWNLAVGFGCMVASLGLLSRWR
- a CDS encoding aminodeoxychorismate/anthranilate synthase component II; the encoded protein is MRVLVIDNYDSFVFNLVQYLGQLGAECEVRRNDEITVDEVGGFGAAGILLSPGPGEPTRAGIMMDVIKAYAGKLPMFGVCLGHQAIGAAFGATVNRAPELLHGKTSEVHHKGTGVLAGLPDPFTATRYHSLAVVPETLPAEIEVTGTTESGVVMAMRHRTLPIEGVQFHPESVLTEGGHTMLANWLASCGLPSALEKAPALAAEVEIRRRSAFATA
- a CDS encoding hemolysin family protein, which produces MSELVFVAVLLIGNGLFVGGEFALIASRRTALEPLAETSQAARWALSAMSQIPLMIAGAQLGITICTLVLGAIAEPTVAHLLEGPFQAIGLPDNAAHPISFVVALMIVTFLHTVIGEMVPKNITLAGPERSALVLGPFMLAFCIATKPLLNTMRFLSRLILKIWSIETTDAVKTVFTAEELAGMVTQARTEGLLGSEQYARIHAALGLSNRTAADTLLPWSRVTTVAADVSPATLEAVATRSGRSRFPVVQRDTRRVLGFIHIKDILGYAGAQRRLPVPAEVIRPLAVVSPDRSLADLLLTMRRDRLHIVLVSDGRRPLGVITLDDVLHAVIGEPAHQVARVR
- a CDS encoding (Fe-S)-binding protein, whose product is MGYAQIVATALAGVITVVAVYLAVRAVMTITAVIRQGQPDPARFTDPKTRTKTMLVETVGHTRMLKWSAIGAAHWLVMVSFVILSSLVLEAYFEVVSPKLGLPIIGHWVVFGLVTEWIGILGTVGILYLVFVRQRQKPGAVKRSRFLGSTMWQAYFVEAIIVGVLIFGFLIRGFKVATDHFEYPLWATPLSHAIGSALPAWEDGATWMALIKILISMSWLITISLNPTMGVAWHRFLAFFNIYFKTSPEKPAGSGLGALKPMMSNGKPLDFEEADPEKDQFGVSQVEQFTWKGLLDFSTCTECGRCQSQCPAWNTAKPLSPKLMILSLRDNAYAKAPYLLAGGGKDLMGEEKATEAQLAHMDVLALAEGNRPLIGGVDENGIIDPDVLWSCTTCGACVEQCPVDIEHIDHIVDMRRYQVLIESSFPSEAGVMLRNLENKGNPWGAPQNTREDWTKGLDFEVPRVGETEFDYLFWVGCAGAFEDRAKKTTRAVATLLHEAGVNYAILGEGETCTGDPARRIGNEFIFQMLAQQNVETLTEAFGDQKVKRIVATCPHCFNTLGNEYEQLGLKVEVVHHTQLLAHLVKEGKLTPVQPIEGDVTYHDPCYLGRHNRVFDAPREVLGEAANLVEMPRNQERSFCCGAGGARMWMEEKIGKRINVERTEEALATGAKTIAVGCPFCYTMIGDGVTGKGKQDEVEVVDVATVLLRSLKQDV
- a CDS encoding DUF881 domain-containing protein encodes the protein MAFLRGGDVVLRRVARVLRPPHDTRRSVWSAGVPLIALAAGLLFTTSATTADGTTLRDDRRPQLTQLIAEKRKRLAVSEHQAADLLTEVDRETTRLAELDPPAQSQANALRRSAGFSKLTGPGVTVTLNDSPRRGSDFIDNAPDNDDLVVHQGDVQAVVNALWAGGAEAMTIMDVRVISTSAVRCVGNTLLLHGQVFSPPFKITAIGEPTAMSRALESAEGVRQFREAVTDFGLGYTEKVEKNVTVQAYDGSTDLRSAQAAQ
- a CDS encoding hemolysin family protein encodes the protein MDGLFLTAVLPLVAFALLTVGNAFFVAAEFGLVTVDRVEIDKRAKAGDRQARRVRTALQELSFQLSGAQLGITLTALLTGYLAEPALSKIFEPLVEPIAGSSTETLTHVIALVVATLVSMLFGELVPKNAALARPMGIALRTAAPLRGFSIVFKWLIAALNGTANWLVRRLGIEPQEELASARSPEELGLLAAISASAGALPTETAILLRRTIRFGEKRAAKAMTPRVDVVALKTTASVADLITVARETGHTRFPVYENTLDVVTGVVGVNDALGVPPERRAATRVSALAKEPVYVPESLTLDKVLEVLRAAGADLAIVVDEYGGTDGVVTTEDLVEELVGEITDEYDTDLGETGTQELTAPGGEKTFLVDGLLREDEIHEQTGFRLPEGPYETLAGFLLARLGHIPVAGESLEEHGWEFTVMEVDRHRIEQVRVVAPPEPSDE